One segment of Ipomoea triloba cultivar NCNSP0323 chromosome 12, ASM357664v1 DNA contains the following:
- the LOC115999919 gene encoding sulfite exporter TauE/SafE family protein 3-like isoform X1: MALRSELSRRTLAFSITATCLVFIHGFFAVVGSTDRLLQSPEPAVEDKKAERFLVRLMHFLWDGHSSYQPVWPEMKFGWEVVVGSMVGFLGAALGSVGGVGGGGIFVPMLTLIIGFDPKSSTAISKCMIMGAAGSTVYYNMRLRHPTLDMPLIDYDLALLFQPMLMLGISIGVAFNVIFADWMVTVLLIILFIGTSTKAFFKGIETWKKETVMRKEAAQLLESESKPGEGSGGDYKALPSNPKSSLNEEVSMMNNIYWKESALLLFVWLAFLAIQIIKTYTTTCSTWYWIVNLLQIPIAASVSLYEAIGLYKGTRIVASRGKEIQSWKPHLLFLYCVCGMVAGIVGGLLGLGGGFILGPLFLELGIPPQVASATSTFSMTFSSSMSVVQYYLLKRFPIPYASYFVLVATFAALAGQHVVRRVIAILGRTSIIIFILALTIFVSAISLGGVGIADMIEKLENHDYMGFDNLCYHS; this comes from the exons ATGGCTCTGAGGAGCGAGTTGAGTAGAAGAACTCTGGCTTTTTCCATAACAGCAACATGTTTAGTGTTCATCCATGGCTTCTTCGCGGTTGTAGGGAGCACTGACAGGCTCCTGCAATCCCCTGAACCAGCAGTGGAAGACAAGAAAGCAGAACGCTTTTTAGTCAGGCTAATGCACTTCTTGTGGGATGGACACTCCTCCTATCAGCCTGTCTGGCCT GAGATGAAGTTTGGATGGGAAGTGGTGGTGGGAAGTATGGTGGGGTTTCTTGGTGCAGCTTTGGGGAGTGTTGGAGGGGTTGGAGGTGGTGGCATTTTTGTTCCTATGCTCACTCTCATCATCGGTTTCGACCCCAAATCATCCACAGCCATTTCCAAAT GTATGATCATGGGGGCAGCTGGATCAACAGTGTATTACAACATGAGACTTAGGCATCCTACATTGGACATGCCATTGATAGACTATGACTTAGCCCTCCTGTTTCAACCTATGTTGATGCTTGGCATAAGCATTGGAGTGGCTTTCAATGTTATCTTTGCTGATTGGATGGTCACTGTCCTGCTCATCATTCTCTTCATAG GTACATCAACTAAGGCATTTTTCAAAGGAATTGAAACCTGGAAGAAAGAAACAGTGATGAGAAAG GAAGCAGCCCAGCTTTTAGAATCAGAATCCAAACCAGGTG AGGGTTCTGGTGGGGACTATAAAGCACTTCCTAGTAATCCCAAGTCTAGTCTAAATGAAGAG GTTTCTATGATGAACAACATTTACTGGAAAGAGTCTGCACTGCTGCTGTTTGTTTGGCTGGCTTTCCTAGCTATACAGATTATAAAG ACATACACTACAACATGCTCTACCTGGTACTGGATTGTCAACTTGTTGCAG ATACCCATTGCAGCTTCTGTTTCTCTGTATGAAGCAATAGGCTTGTACAAGGGCACCAGGATAGTTGCATCCAGGGGAAAAGAGATACAGAGTTGGAAGCCACATCTTCTGTTCTTGTATTGTGTCTGTGGTATGGTGGCTGGGATTGTTGGAGGGTTACTTGGTCTAGGAGGTGGATTCATCCTTGGACCCCTTTTTCTAGAACTCGGGATTCCTCCTCAG GTTGCAAGTGCAACATCAACCTTCTCGATGACATTCTCGTCCTCCATGTCTGTTGTTCAATATTACCTTCTGAAACGTTTCCCAATACCTTATG CTTCTTACTTTGTTCTAGTGGCTACATTTGCTGCCCTTGCTGGCCAGCATGTGGTGAGAAGGGTCATAGCCATTCTTGGGAGGACTTCCATTATCATTTTCATACTGGCTTTGACCATTTTTGTCAGTGCAATAAGTTTAG GTGGTGTAGGAATAGCAGACATGATAGAAAAGCTGGAGAACCATGACTACATGGGATTTGACAACCTCTGCTATCATTCCTAG
- the LOC115998912 gene encoding U1 small nuclear ribonucleoprotein 70 kDa-like — MGDPNDAFMRNNNAAVQARTKAQNRANVMQLKLIGQSHPTGLTANLLKLFEPRPPLEFKPPPEKRKCPPYTGMAQFVSNFAEPGDPEYAPPVKEVETPTERRARIHKLRLEKGAEKAAEELEKYDPNNDPNATGDPYKTLFVSRLNYETTESRIKREFEAYGPIKRVRLVTDKTNNKPRGYAFIEYVHTRDMKAAYKQADGKKIDNRRVLVDVERGRTVPNWRPRRLGGGLGTTRVGNEDPNQRSSGREQVQPGGPSRSEEPRIRDDRERDREKSRERGRDREREREKSRERSHDRPRDREHRDERHHRDRDRNRDREKDRGRDRDREKERDRDRVRDRERGKDRDRDRDKERERDRHREKDRDRGRDYEFDVDNDRGRSRDRDYDYDHEQDRHGEKERNYDHAGMEDDQGWYEQSDLGHRRSEGDRDRGHYDYYDHHQSREYDNQDARGDDDRYKDSGRDRYEQMEDDDYAYGRAGSEPSEKDRDYRKSDRPSSRDYEY; from the exons ATGGGAGATCCCAACGATGCGTTCATGCGCAACAACAACGCCGCCGTTCAGGCGCGCACCAAGGCCCAAAACCGTGCCAATGTTATGCAACTCAAGCTG ATTGGTCAAAGCCACCCTACTGGTTTGACAGCTAATTTGCTAAAACTGTTTGAGCCTCGCCCACCTCTGGAATTCAAACCACCTCCTGAGAAGAGAAAATGTCCTCCATATACAG GAATGGCTCAATTTGTTAGTAATTTTGCTGAGCCGGGTGATCCAGAATATGCTCCACCTGTTAAGGAAGTTGAAACTCCG ACAGAAAGAAGGGCCAGGATCCACAAGTTAAGGCTTGAAAAGGGAGCAGAAAAGGCTGCTGAAGAGCTTGAAAAAT ATGATCCAAATAATGACCCAAATGCTACAGGAGATCCATACAAAACATTGTTTGTATCTAGACTC AACTATGAGACAACTGAAAGCAGAATCAAAAGGGAGTTTGAGGCTTATGGTCCTATAAAGAGG GTTCGTCTGGTTACAGACAAGACAAACAACAAACCTAGAGGATATGCCTTTATTGAGTATGTTCATACTCGGGATATGAAAG CTGCATATAAACAAGCTGATGGGAAGAAGATTGATAACAGAAGGGTGCTTGTTGATGTTGAACGGGGGAGAACTGTCCCAAATTGGCGCCCCCGAAGGCTAGGTGGTGGACTTGGAACAACAAGGGTTGGAAATGAAGATCCTAACCAGAGGTCCTCTGGGAG GGAGCAAGTGCAGCCAGGAGGACCATCTAGGTCTGAGGAACCAAGGATTCGAGATGACAGAGAGAG GGACAGAGAGAAATCCCGTGAGAGGGGTAGGGACAGGGAAAGAGAACGAGAAAAGTCTCGTGAGCGATCTCACGACAGGCCAAGGGATCGTGAGCATAGGGATGAGAGGCACCACAGGGATCGTGATAGAAATAGGGATAGGGAGAAGGACCGTGGGCGTGACCGTGATAGAGAGAAGGAGCGTGACCGTGATAGAGTACGGGACCGTGAACGTGGAAAGGATCGTGATAGAGATCGAGATAAGGAGCGGGAACGAGATCGTCATCGTGAGAAGGATAGAGATAGAGGCAGAGATTATGAATTTGATGTTGACAATGATCGTGGGCGTTCTCGTGATAGAGACTATGATTATGATCATGAGCAAGACCGACATGGTGAAAAGGAGAGGAACTATGATCATGCAGGAATGGAGGATGACCAAGGGTGGTATGAGCAGTCTGATCTTGGGCATAGGCGTTCAGAGGGAGATCGTGACCGTGGACACTATGATTATTATGACCATCACCAAAGTCGTGAGTATGATAACCAGGATGCACGGGGAGATGATGACCGCTACAAAGATTCTGGTCGTGATCGATATGAACAAATGGAGGATGATGATTATGCATATGGCCGCGCAGGATCTGAGCCATCTGAAAAGGACCGTGATTATCGGAAGTCTGATAGGCCAAGTTCTCGTGACTACGAGTACTAA
- the LOC115998909 gene encoding proline-rich receptor-like protein kinase PERK4, with product MATSPSGTPSGPNEPPPNNSSSSSSPPESSPPSPPASSSSSSPPVSSQPPPSPPSSPPPTPSAPPPTPSSSAAPPRSQSAPPPSPPLPSPAPPQSPAPTRTPDALPIPSTPSPPLQSEPTNTSPDATGNSNPPTVFLPPPAVPAGGPPAPAAKRSPPSSAPSRPSSESPNSGNAPSSSVNNNAIIIAGIFVAAILLLSVVVICLMCNRKKKKQPYYIDVKRPPPAKGGDQQYFNGSTEWLNNPQFLQIPPQQPGGWAAVPPHSPGNISTEYSAGFSPSPLPASPPGMGGFNQSQFSYEELAAATAGFSQGNLLGQGGFGYVHKGVLTSGKDVAVKSLKTGSGQGEREFQAEVEIISRVHHRHLVSLVGYCIGQGQRMLVYEFVPNKTLEFHLHGKGQPVMDWATRLKIAVGSAKGLAYLHEDCHPRIIHRDIKTANILLDENFEAMVADFGLAKLSNDNNTHISTRVMGTFGYLAPEYASSGKLTEKSDVFSFGVMLLELVTGRRPVDITNYEEDCLVDWARPLLAKALEDGNYAPLADPRLEGNFDQDEMSRMAACAAASIRHSAKRRPKMSQIMHTLEGNSSLESLNGNPKAVQSAVVGSGANDSRLYDTSAYNADMMKFREMVMASQEYSSSEYGGNAGENGLDPASSSSSNSDSTEHYGYQVNNLNRV from the exons ATGGCGACTTCTCCGTCCGGGACACCATCCGGTCCTAACGAACCGCCGCCAAAtaattcatcttcttcttcttctcccccTGAATCGTCTCCGCCATCTCCGCCggcttcatcatcatcatcatcgccGCCCGTGTCGTCTCAGCCGCCTCCATCGCCGCCATCTTCTCCTCCGCCGACTCCTTCCGCTCCGCCGCCCACGCCGTCTTCGTCCGCTGCTCCTCCTCGCTCCCAATCCGCCCCGCCGCCATCACCGCCTCTTCCCTCACCAGCTCCGCCGCAGTCCCCCGCCCCAACCAGGACGCCCGACGCCTTACCGATTCCATCAACACCTTCTCCGCCGTTACAATCTGAACCGACGAATACCTCCCCTGATGCAACCGGAAATAGCAATCCTCCAACCGTATTCCTGCCTCCGCCGGCTGTACCTGCAGGAGGACCGCCGGCGCCGGCTGCAAAACGATCTCCGCCTTCATCGGCGCCATCACGACCTTCATCGGAGTCTCCAAATTCCGGCAACGCGCCTTCGTCTTCAGTGAATAATAACGCAATTATCATCGCCGGTATTTTCGTCGCGGCAATATTGTTGCTATCCGTCGTAGTTATTTGCCTAATGTGTaacaggaagaagaagaaacagcCTTACTATATCGACGTCAAACGTCCACCTCCAG CTAAGGGCGGAGATCAACAATACTTCAATGGCTCCACGGAATGGCTTAATAACCCTCAATTTCTTCAGATTCCGCCGCAGCAGCCCGGTGGCTGGGCTGCAGTGCCGCCACACTCACCAGGCAATATTAGTACCGAATACAGCGCGGGTTTCTCCCCCTCCCCCCTACCTGCATCGCCGCCAGGCATGGGTGGTTTCAACCAGTCCCAATTCTCATATGAAGAGCTGGCTGCAGCCACCGCCGGATTCTCTCAGGGGAATCTGTTGGGGCAAGGCGGGTTCGGGTACGTGCACAAAGGCGTGTTGACCTCCGGGAAGGATGTGGCGGTGAAGAGCTTGAAAACGGGGAGCGGCCAAGGGGAAAGAGAGTTCCAGGCAGAAGTGGAGATCATTAGCAGAGTTCACCATCGCCATCTTGTCTCCCTTGTTGGGTATTGCATTGGCCAGGGGCAGAGAATGTTGGTCTATGAATTTGTTCCCAACAAAACCTTGGAATTCCACCTTCATG GAAAGGGTCAGCCAGTAATGGATTGGGCAACCAGGCTTAAAATTGCAGTGGGATCAGCCAAGGGATTAGCTTACCTCCATGAAGACT GCCATCCTCGGATCATCCACCGCGATATCAAGACTGCAAATATCTTGCTCGACGAGAACTTTGAAGCCATG GTTGCGGATTTTGGATTGGCTAAACTCTCTAATGACAATAACACCCACATCTCAACTCGTGTTATGGGAACATTCGG GTACTTGGCTCCAGAATATGCATCAAGCGGCAAGCTGACAGAGAAATCTGATGTTTTCTCGTTTGGTGTCATGCTTCTGGAACTTGTTACTGGGCGTAGACCTGTGGATATCACTAACTATGAGGAAGACTGCTTAGTAGACTGG GCTAGGCCACTTCTTGCCAAAGCTCTTGAAGATGGCAACTATGCTCCATTGGCTGATCCGCGTCTCGAAGGAAACTTCGACCAGGACGAGATGTCTCGCATGGCGGCTTGCGCTGCTGCCAGCATTCGTCACTCTGCTAAAAGACGCCCGAAGATGAGCCAG ATTATGCACACATTGGAAGGGAACTCTTCGTTGGAGAGCCTGAATGGCAATCCTAAGGCCGTTCAGAGTGCGGTGGTGGGCAGCGGCGCAAACGACAGTCGGTTGTACGACACTTCTGCATACAATGCAGATATGATGAAGTTCAGGGAAATGGTAATGGCAAGCCAAGAATACAGTAGCAGTGAATATGGAGGTAACGCCGGCGAGAATGGACTCGACCCGGCGTCTTCCTCCTCCTCAAACAGCGACTCCACGGAGCATTATGGCTACCAAGTCAATAACCTTAATAGAGTATAA
- the LOC115999919 gene encoding sulfite exporter TauE/SafE family protein 3-like isoform X2 translates to MALRSELSRRTLAFSITATCLVFIHGFFAVVGSTDRLLQSPEPAVEDKKAERFLVRLMHFLWDGHSSYQPVWPEMKFGWEVVVGSMVGFLGAALGSVGGVGGGGIFVPMLTLIIGFDPKSSTAISKCMIMGAAGSTVYYNMRLRHPTLDMPLIDYDLALLFQPMLMLGISIGVAFNVIFADWMVTVLLIILFIGTSTKAFFKGIETWKKETVMRKEAAQLLESESKPEGSGGDYKALPSNPKSSLNEEVSMMNNIYWKESALLLFVWLAFLAIQIIKTYTTTCSTWYWIVNLLQIPIAASVSLYEAIGLYKGTRIVASRGKEIQSWKPHLLFLYCVCGMVAGIVGGLLGLGGGFILGPLFLELGIPPQVASATSTFSMTFSSSMSVVQYYLLKRFPIPYASYFVLVATFAALAGQHVVRRVIAILGRTSIIIFILALTIFVSAISLGGVGIADMIEKLENHDYMGFDNLCYHS, encoded by the exons ATGGCTCTGAGGAGCGAGTTGAGTAGAAGAACTCTGGCTTTTTCCATAACAGCAACATGTTTAGTGTTCATCCATGGCTTCTTCGCGGTTGTAGGGAGCACTGACAGGCTCCTGCAATCCCCTGAACCAGCAGTGGAAGACAAGAAAGCAGAACGCTTTTTAGTCAGGCTAATGCACTTCTTGTGGGATGGACACTCCTCCTATCAGCCTGTCTGGCCT GAGATGAAGTTTGGATGGGAAGTGGTGGTGGGAAGTATGGTGGGGTTTCTTGGTGCAGCTTTGGGGAGTGTTGGAGGGGTTGGAGGTGGTGGCATTTTTGTTCCTATGCTCACTCTCATCATCGGTTTCGACCCCAAATCATCCACAGCCATTTCCAAAT GTATGATCATGGGGGCAGCTGGATCAACAGTGTATTACAACATGAGACTTAGGCATCCTACATTGGACATGCCATTGATAGACTATGACTTAGCCCTCCTGTTTCAACCTATGTTGATGCTTGGCATAAGCATTGGAGTGGCTTTCAATGTTATCTTTGCTGATTGGATGGTCACTGTCCTGCTCATCATTCTCTTCATAG GTACATCAACTAAGGCATTTTTCAAAGGAATTGAAACCTGGAAGAAAGAAACAGTGATGAGAAAG GAAGCAGCCCAGCTTTTAGAATCAGAATCCAAACCAG AGGGTTCTGGTGGGGACTATAAAGCACTTCCTAGTAATCCCAAGTCTAGTCTAAATGAAGAG GTTTCTATGATGAACAACATTTACTGGAAAGAGTCTGCACTGCTGCTGTTTGTTTGGCTGGCTTTCCTAGCTATACAGATTATAAAG ACATACACTACAACATGCTCTACCTGGTACTGGATTGTCAACTTGTTGCAG ATACCCATTGCAGCTTCTGTTTCTCTGTATGAAGCAATAGGCTTGTACAAGGGCACCAGGATAGTTGCATCCAGGGGAAAAGAGATACAGAGTTGGAAGCCACATCTTCTGTTCTTGTATTGTGTCTGTGGTATGGTGGCTGGGATTGTTGGAGGGTTACTTGGTCTAGGAGGTGGATTCATCCTTGGACCCCTTTTTCTAGAACTCGGGATTCCTCCTCAG GTTGCAAGTGCAACATCAACCTTCTCGATGACATTCTCGTCCTCCATGTCTGTTGTTCAATATTACCTTCTGAAACGTTTCCCAATACCTTATG CTTCTTACTTTGTTCTAGTGGCTACATTTGCTGCCCTTGCTGGCCAGCATGTGGTGAGAAGGGTCATAGCCATTCTTGGGAGGACTTCCATTATCATTTTCATACTGGCTTTGACCATTTTTGTCAGTGCAATAAGTTTAG GTGGTGTAGGAATAGCAGACATGATAGAAAAGCTGGAGAACCATGACTACATGGGATTTGACAACCTCTGCTATCATTCCTAG